Proteins from a genomic interval of Verrucomicrobium sp.:
- a CDS encoding prepilin-type N-terminal cleavage/methylation domain-containing protein: MSRPPRQPRPALPRAFTLLEMLVGMAILTVILLVLLAIINTTGRAWTSAVARSESFQNARAIFEVLTRRLGAATLNTYYQVNYEGGQPTSYQRASDLRFISGTASVTGLPSQVGHAVFFQAPLGYTTNTAYAPLDSLLNVCGFYVDYSRSTLRPAFLDMLLGANSNPYRFRLHQVLQPTDAMMVYKNGASSTSWINDAVSNSARDFAVNIVTLVLVPENPSLTNPLPSGYDYDSHDAANPSYYNQLPPVLEVFMAAIDEVSARKVCATSAAPHLGQDTLFKDPGQLEADIASLDSILSAAPGNAAGNRVPLTHRFFRAKIIIQGAPWSSSNGSS, translated from the coding sequence ATGAGCCGCCCGCCGCGCCAGCCCCGGCCCGCCTTACCGCGGGCCTTCACTCTCCTGGAAATGCTGGTCGGCATGGCGATCCTCACCGTCATCCTGCTGGTCCTCCTGGCCATCATCAACACCACCGGGCGCGCCTGGACCAGCGCCGTGGCGCGCAGCGAGTCGTTCCAGAACGCGCGCGCGATCTTCGAGGTCCTCACCCGCCGCCTGGGCGCCGCCACCCTGAACACCTACTACCAGGTGAACTACGAGGGGGGGCAGCCCACCTCCTACCAGCGCGCCTCCGACCTGCGCTTCATCTCCGGCACCGCCTCCGTCACCGGGCTGCCCAGCCAGGTCGGCCACGCCGTCTTCTTCCAAGCCCCTCTGGGCTACACGACGAACACCGCCTACGCGCCGCTCGACAGCCTGCTCAACGTCTGCGGCTTCTACGTCGACTACTCCCGCAGCACCCTGCGGCCCGCCTTCCTCGACATGTTGCTGGGGGCCAATTCCAATCCCTACCGCTTCCGCCTTCACCAGGTCCTCCAGCCGACCGACGCGATGATGGTCTATAAAAACGGCGCCAGCAGCACGAGCTGGATCAACGACGCCGTCTCCAACTCCGCGCGGGACTTCGCCGTCAACATCGTCACCCTGGTCCTGGTGCCGGAAAACCCCTCCCTCACCAATCCGCTGCCCTCCGGCTACGACTACGACTCCCACGACGCCGCCAACCCCAGCTACTACAACCAGCTGCCGCCCGTGCTGGAAGTCTTCATGGCCGCCATCGACGAGGTCTCCGCGCGGAAAGTCTGCGCCACGTCCGCCGCGCCGCACCTGGGCCAGGACACCCTCTTCAAGGACCCCGGCCAGCTGGAGGCGGACATCGCCTCCCTCGACTCCATCCTCAGCGCCGCGCCGGGCAACGCCGCCGGCAACCGCGTCCCGCTGACGCACCGTTTTTTCCGTGCTAAGATCATCATCCAAGGAGCCCCATGGAGCAGCAGCAACGGCAGCAGTTAA
- a CDS encoding GH1 family beta-glucosidase gives MSTTSPFPSTFKWGAAAAAYQIEGAWNEDGRGPSVWDEFCHQGKTYHKHTGDVACDHYHRWQEDIGLMKQIGLQAYRLSVSWTRIFPDGTGAVNQKGLDFYSRLIDGLLEAGIEPWVTLFHWDYPLALDRKGAWTNPESPRWFADYAGFVARKLGDRVSHWMTLNEPQCFLNLGYAHATHAPGERYTLPKLGVAYKNILLAHGLGVQAVRTNILRPVQVGLALQGNARIPEKETPENIEAARKNYFSLIPGAYWGQVAWTDPLYLGREPDGVAEVYGAAWPGLDSDDLKTIAQPVDFLGSNCYSGSYVRVNEDGTSSEIPFVEGSAMGSLDWLQVNQESLYWKTRFQLERYSGARKIPMVITENGLCNLDWVGLDGKVSDPQRIDYMQRYLRGLKRAAAEGLPLGGYFYWSAFDNFEWAEGYKDRFGLVHVNYQTQKRTLKESAHWYRDVIRTHGAGI, from the coding sequence ATGAGCACGACCTCTCCCTTCCCCTCCACCTTCAAATGGGGCGCCGCCGCCGCCGCCTACCAGATCGAAGGCGCCTGGAACGAAGACGGCCGGGGCCCCTCCGTCTGGGACGAGTTCTGCCACCAGGGAAAGACCTACCACAAGCACACCGGCGACGTGGCCTGCGACCACTACCACCGCTGGCAGGAGGACATCGGCCTGATGAAGCAGATCGGCCTCCAGGCCTACCGCCTCTCCGTCAGCTGGACCCGCATCTTCCCGGACGGCACCGGCGCGGTGAACCAGAAGGGCCTCGACTTCTACAGCCGCCTCATCGACGGCCTGCTGGAAGCGGGCATCGAGCCGTGGGTCACCCTCTTCCACTGGGACTACCCGCTGGCCCTGGACCGGAAAGGCGCCTGGACCAATCCCGAGAGCCCCCGCTGGTTCGCCGACTACGCCGGCTTCGTCGCCCGCAAGCTGGGCGACCGCGTCAGCCACTGGATGACGCTCAACGAGCCCCAGTGCTTCCTCAACCTGGGCTACGCCCACGCCACCCACGCCCCCGGGGAGCGCTACACGCTGCCCAAGCTGGGCGTCGCCTACAAAAACATCCTCCTGGCCCACGGCCTGGGCGTGCAGGCCGTCCGCACCAACATCCTGCGCCCGGTCCAGGTCGGCCTGGCCCTCCAGGGCAACGCCCGCATCCCGGAAAAGGAGACGCCGGAAAACATCGAGGCGGCGCGGAAGAACTACTTCTCCCTCATCCCCGGGGCCTACTGGGGCCAGGTCGCCTGGACCGACCCGCTCTACCTGGGCCGCGAGCCGGACGGCGTCGCCGAAGTCTACGGCGCGGCGTGGCCGGGCCTCGACAGCGACGACCTGAAGACCATCGCCCAGCCGGTCGATTTCCTGGGCAGCAACTGCTACAGCGGCAGCTACGTCCGGGTGAACGAGGACGGCACCTCCAGCGAGATCCCCTTCGTGGAAGGCAGCGCCATGGGCAGCCTGGACTGGCTCCAGGTGAACCAGGAATCCCTCTACTGGAAGACCCGCTTCCAGCTGGAACGCTACAGCGGCGCGCGGAAGATCCCCATGGTCATCACGGAGAACGGCCTTTGCAACCTCGACTGGGTCGGCCTGGACGGGAAGGTTTCCGATCCGCAGCGGATCGACTACATGCAGCGCTACCTGCGCGGCCTCAAGCGGGCGGCGGCGGAAGGGCTGCCCCTGGGCGGCTACTTCTACTGGTCGGCCTTCGACAACTTCGAGTGGGCGGAGGGCTACAAGGACCGCTTCGGCCTCGTCCACGTCAACTACCAGACCCAGAAGCGGACGCTGAAAGAATCGGCCCACTGGTACCGGGACGTCATCCGCACCCACGGCGCGGGGATCTAA
- a CDS encoding sugar-binding protein translates to MKARLVSLCVASSLAASLAHATLLDRFGQPREGVWPGKVEDEAALRADVAADAAYYDSLRPRARDAFGGLPGSGKELGLEATGFFHVENKDGRSFLVDPAGNAFFHLGVCGVGPGDTYTVTEGRAGDFAWLPPQDGPFQTAYRGGGPAGVFSFYLANTIRKYGAPYDADAFSTRMIERLRQWGFNSIGAFSPLPPAVQKAGMPYVSHLPLDPSMGLPTLPGMVGTWDPFEAGCEEKIDRAFARVVDKRAADPLLIGWFLANEPLYEDIPRVVPGLKADHACKRELVAELRKKYADVAAFNAAWNAAFSSFDELGDAKLLPATRAAVDDLRAFNAAFYERYFATVAAVYRRHDSRHLLIGNRLQPGTINDEALCRAAGRHLDVMSFNYYTDALDADFLRRIHEWTGGLPMILSEFYWASKGDSGLSGGRAAASQKERGLAYRNYVEQSAALGFVVGIEWFQLIDEAADGRWYEGKGGERANCGLLSVADRPWKETLDEITQTHARIYDVWLGKEKPFVLDLPRFTSVLAAQRTTSIPRATGPIALDGSGAHWPGVPPERIESGRLVVGADASGLSATYKACWDDANLYVLVHVTDPTPLQNRHTARWFWMGDAVEVFVGTEEPDHGGPLRFTDRHYVVGAKQPGAPVILESATGKSDGPAQGAVLPAADGYSVEIAIPWKDLGATPRTGLEILFDVGIDDSADGNDRRAQLMWSGTDKNPGDRTHWGHATLLP, encoded by the coding sequence GTGAAGGCCCGGCTCGTTTCTCTCTGCGTTGCCAGCAGTCTAGCCGCTTCCCTCGCCCACGCCACGCTCCTCGACCGCTTCGGACAGCCCCGGGAGGGCGTCTGGCCGGGCAAGGTGGAGGACGAGGCGGCGCTGCGGGCCGACGTGGCCGCCGACGCCGCCTATTATGACTCCCTCCGCCCCCGCGCGCGCGACGCCTTCGGCGGCCTGCCCGGCAGCGGCAAGGAGCTGGGCCTGGAAGCCACCGGATTTTTCCACGTGGAAAACAAGGACGGGCGCTCCTTCCTCGTCGATCCCGCCGGAAACGCGTTCTTCCACCTCGGCGTCTGCGGCGTCGGGCCGGGGGACACCTACACCGTGACGGAGGGGCGCGCGGGCGACTTCGCCTGGCTTCCGCCCCAGGACGGCCCCTTCCAGACCGCCTACCGCGGCGGCGGCCCCGCCGGCGTCTTTTCCTTCTACCTGGCCAACACCATCCGCAAATACGGCGCGCCCTACGACGCCGACGCCTTCTCCACCCGGATGATCGAGCGGCTCCGCCAGTGGGGCTTCAACTCGATCGGCGCCTTCTCTCCCCTGCCCCCGGCGGTGCAGAAGGCGGGCATGCCCTACGTCTCCCATCTGCCCCTGGACCCCTCCATGGGCCTGCCGACGCTCCCCGGCATGGTCGGCACCTGGGACCCCTTCGAGGCCGGGTGCGAGGAAAAGATCGACCGCGCCTTCGCCCGCGTCGTCGACAAGCGCGCCGCCGACCCGCTCCTCATCGGCTGGTTCCTGGCCAACGAACCCCTCTACGAGGACATCCCGCGCGTCGTCCCCGGCCTGAAGGCCGACCACGCCTGCAAGCGGGAGCTCGTCGCCGAGCTGCGGAAGAAATACGCCGACGTCGCCGCCTTCAACGCGGCCTGGAACGCCGCCTTCTCCTCCTTCGACGAGCTGGGCGACGCCAAGCTGCTCCCCGCCACCCGCGCCGCCGTCGACGACCTGCGCGCCTTCAACGCCGCGTTCTACGAGCGCTACTTCGCCACCGTCGCCGCCGTCTACCGCCGCCACGATTCCCGCCACCTCCTCATCGGCAACCGCCTCCAGCCCGGGACGATCAACGACGAGGCCCTCTGCCGCGCCGCCGGGCGGCACCTCGACGTGATGTCGTTCAACTACTACACCGACGCCCTCGACGCCGACTTCCTCCGCCGCATCCACGAGTGGACCGGCGGCCTGCCGATGATCCTCAGCGAATTCTACTGGGCCTCCAAGGGCGACTCCGGCCTCTCCGGCGGGCGCGCCGCCGCCAGCCAGAAGGAGCGCGGCCTGGCCTACCGCAACTACGTGGAGCAAAGCGCGGCCCTGGGATTCGTCGTCGGCATCGAGTGGTTCCAGCTGATCGACGAAGCCGCCGACGGCCGCTGGTACGAGGGCAAGGGCGGCGAGCGGGCCAACTGCGGCCTCCTGAGCGTCGCCGACCGGCCGTGGAAGGAAACCCTGGACGAAATCACGCAAACCCATGCCCGCATCTACGACGTCTGGCTGGGGAAGGAAAAGCCCTTCGTCCTCGACCTGCCCCGCTTCACCTCCGTCCTGGCGGCGCAGCGGACCACCTCCATCCCGCGCGCCACCGGCCCCATCGCCCTGGACGGCTCCGGCGCTCATTGGCCCGGCGTCCCGCCGGAGCGGATCGAGAGCGGCCGCCTCGTCGTCGGCGCCGACGCCTCCGGCCTTTCCGCCACCTACAAGGCGTGCTGGGACGACGCGAACCTCTACGTCCTGGTCCACGTCACCGACCCGACGCCGCTGCAGAACCGCCACACCGCCCGCTGGTTCTGGATGGGCGACGCGGTCGAGGTCTTCGTCGGCACAGAGGAGCCCGATCACGGCGGTCCCCTCCGCTTCACCGACCGCCACTACGTCGTCGGCGCCAAGCAGCCGGGCGCGCCCGTCATCCTGGAAAGCGCCACCGGCAAGTCGGACGGGCCCGCGCAGGGCGCCGTACTCCCCGCGGCGGACGGCTACTCCGTGGAAATCGCCATCCCGTGGAAGGACCTGGGCGCGACCCCCCGGACCGGCTTGGAGATCCTCTTCGACGTCGGCATCGACGACAGCGCCGACGGCAACGACCGCCGCGCCCAGCTGATGTGGAGCGGCACCGACAAGAACCCCGGCGACCGCACCCACTGGGGCCACGCCACCCTTCTCCCCTGA
- the vccA gene encoding Verru_Chthon cassette protein A yields the protein MEQQQRQQLTRFRRAGRGRRGAALLLVLASLVISASLILAFLAGGASEVKNSAVYAEGSHVSLLADTAVNLVEAEIFDATQGRAGGAGADVAWASQPGMIRTYDTQGNLVKFYKLYSAPDMVGNGPPMTSVSADLVTNWYQDTAYYTDLNEPATIGGVRHYPILDGDLVAGAGGNYVFPSGGSNLAPEGFAVTNPPVKPASGSDTPSQAPFPVQWLYVLQDGTVAPPEAGSGTAATVAGATTANPIVGRIAFWADDETGKVNLNTAGEGVFTDTPRVASTYDVSLATKPPVQNEFQRYPGHPATTSLSAVFGSLLPVPTQLGTNITSGNQTLYTPYYNLTPNLVSGGSQSGTVTATAALTPRTDRLYASSDELLFQPNRTVQPSFNPTAVEQARFFVTANSRSPDVNLFNQPRVCIWPENVASSKRTTLDQLIAFCSTINKIPYYFQRSDWTSQNELNLGNNQNLKSYLRALCAKSIPGFGGSFGAKYNTPTGKGGGTELDQILVEIFDYIRCTNIYDSSTGATPFTPKAANANNTTTPGGMVLPTYDTLTDTKGFGRFPTISKVGILFVRHKAAGAVGTTVATATTPDSSHIRLQAALVFELFDPSEGYPGIYPSNITLSVRNPTMSWLINDTSRVMFRAGTLGTNGGNTQVMRHWGGTLGFRLFRPYTGTTTAPHAFITQSDTAPNFADFPDPAVTNNPQTFTFNGGECDVDVMYSGTVVQTIHLVFPAGNFAFPAMVSPTAIGTMDARDLTSRFQAWGGSDYRKDPYSISQYDILQSIQSVSGDYRLIAGRHQIDATETARQYGKHAYYGMTAAPSGTTVPAGMAHSFVEPDGSNYYGGSVGSLAAVPYGYWISGNYVFGTAVPPWPPKGNQWSASAMTGSSTTTTPDGICATNNGVVSGSTNSWSTGNPPGDWDNGTANAMDGAYINKADEGTTGNPAYYDNSADYTAIKSVYFSPSRQIPSAVMFGSLPTGVIASAKSAVSQPWQTLLFHPDSTHRHKGNGTPTSGLPFTTPPDYLLLDLFTMPVVEPYAISEPLSTAGRINMNYQIVPFTYINRDTGVRAVLKSERILAIANRYANAHAVSAAACYKQLNPQGASGYNNYQTRDFRYDLNVAETIKGFQARFAKDDIFRSPAEICSLDLVPNDTSDSNARYSADGSSMRQYWESHLLTGDNSKERPYADIYPRLTTKSNSFTIHYRVQTLKKLGGAPNQWREGIDLVTAEARGSRLIERYIDPNNTQIPNYSTAGGSPSSPLGQYYRFRVVSSKQFPP from the coding sequence ATGGAGCAGCAGCAACGGCAGCAGTTAACCCGATTCCGCCGCGCGGGCCGTGGCCGCCGGGGCGCCGCGCTCCTCCTCGTCCTGGCCAGCCTGGTCATCTCCGCCTCGCTGATCCTCGCCTTCCTGGCCGGCGGCGCCTCGGAGGTGAAAAACTCCGCCGTCTACGCGGAGGGGAGCCACGTCTCCCTCCTGGCCGACACGGCGGTCAACCTCGTCGAGGCGGAGATCTTCGACGCCACCCAGGGCCGCGCCGGCGGCGCCGGGGCCGACGTGGCCTGGGCCTCCCAGCCCGGCATGATCCGGACCTACGACACCCAGGGCAACCTGGTGAAGTTCTACAAGCTCTACTCCGCCCCCGACATGGTCGGCAACGGGCCGCCGATGACCAGCGTCAGCGCCGACCTGGTCACGAACTGGTACCAGGACACCGCCTACTACACCGACTTGAACGAGCCGGCCACCATAGGCGGCGTGCGCCACTACCCCATCCTCGACGGTGACCTGGTCGCCGGCGCGGGCGGCAACTACGTCTTCCCCAGCGGCGGCTCCAATCTGGCGCCGGAAGGCTTCGCCGTCACCAACCCGCCGGTCAAGCCCGCCTCCGGCTCCGACACGCCCAGCCAGGCGCCCTTTCCCGTCCAGTGGCTCTACGTTCTGCAGGACGGCACGGTCGCCCCGCCGGAGGCGGGCAGCGGCACGGCCGCCACCGTGGCCGGGGCCACGACGGCCAACCCGATCGTCGGCCGCATCGCCTTCTGGGCCGACGACGAGACGGGCAAGGTCAACCTGAACACGGCGGGAGAAGGCGTCTTCACCGACACGCCCCGGGTGGCCTCCACATACGATGTGTCCCTGGCGACAAAGCCGCCCGTGCAGAACGAGTTTCAGCGCTACCCGGGCCATCCGGCGACCACCAGCCTCAGCGCGGTGTTCGGATCCCTGCTGCCGGTGCCCACGCAGTTGGGAACGAACATCACCTCCGGCAATCAGACCCTATACACTCCTTACTACAATCTGACGCCGAATCTGGTATCGGGCGGCTCCCAGTCGGGGACGGTGACCGCAACCGCTGCGCTGACGCCCCGGACCGACCGTCTTTATGCGTCGTCCGACGAACTGCTCTTCCAGCCGAACCGCACCGTACAGCCCTCCTTCAATCCAACGGCCGTGGAGCAGGCCCGGTTCTTCGTCACCGCGAACAGCCGTTCGCCGGACGTGAATCTCTTCAACCAGCCACGCGTCTGCATCTGGCCGGAGAACGTCGCCTCTTCCAAGCGAACCACCCTGGATCAGCTCATCGCCTTCTGTTCCACCATCAACAAGATTCCCTACTACTTCCAACGCAGCGATTGGACCTCCCAGAACGAGCTGAATCTGGGCAACAACCAGAACTTAAAAAGCTATCTACGCGCCCTCTGCGCGAAGTCGATTCCGGGATTCGGCGGCAGCTTCGGCGCCAAATACAACACCCCTACCGGCAAGGGTGGCGGTACGGAGCTGGATCAGATCCTAGTGGAAATTTTCGATTACATTCGCTGCACGAATATTTATGATTCTTCCACCGGTGCCACGCCCTTCACGCCGAAGGCAGCCAATGCGAATAACACCACCACGCCGGGCGGGATGGTGTTGCCGACTTATGACACGCTGACCGACACCAAGGGATTTGGCCGTTTCCCCACCATCTCGAAGGTGGGCATCCTCTTCGTCCGGCATAAGGCAGCCGGGGCGGTGGGCACCACTGTTGCTACCGCCACCACGCCTGACTCAAGCCACATTCGTTTGCAAGCGGCTCTGGTATTCGAATTGTTCGACCCTTCGGAAGGCTACCCGGGCATTTATCCCAGCAATATTACGCTCAGCGTGCGCAATCCCACCATGAGCTGGCTCATCAATGACACGAGCCGCGTTATGTTCCGGGCGGGCACCCTCGGAACCAATGGGGGAAACACCCAGGTGATGCGGCATTGGGGGGGGACGTTGGGTTTCCGTCTTTTTCGGCCTTACACCGGAACCACGACGGCTCCGCATGCTTTCATCACGCAGTCGGACACCGCTCCCAACTTCGCCGATTTTCCCGATCCGGCTGTCACTAACAATCCGCAAACCTTTACCTTTAATGGGGGCGAGTGCGACGTGGACGTCATGTACAGCGGTACCGTGGTGCAGACCATTCACCTCGTGTTCCCGGCGGGCAACTTTGCGTTTCCCGCCATGGTGAGCCCGACCGCCATTGGAACGATGGACGCCAGGGATTTGACCTCCCGCTTTCAGGCGTGGGGGGGCTCCGATTATCGGAAGGACCCTTATTCCATCAGTCAGTATGATATCTTGCAAAGCATCCAAAGCGTCAGCGGGGATTATCGCCTCATCGCGGGCCGCCATCAAATCGACGCGACGGAAACGGCCCGGCAATACGGAAAGCATGCTTACTATGGAATGACGGCGGCACCGTCGGGGACAACCGTCCCGGCCGGTATGGCGCATAGCTTTGTCGAGCCGGACGGCAGCAACTATTATGGGGGTTCCGTTGGCTCGTTGGCCGCAGTGCCTTATGGGTATTGGATTAGCGGCAATTATGTCTTTGGCACGGCTGTGCCCCCTTGGCCGCCGAAAGGAAATCAGTGGTCCGCAAGCGCCATGACTGGAAGCTCAACGACCACGACCCCCGACGGCATCTGCGCCACGAATAATGGCGTGGTTTCCGGCAGCACCAATTCATGGAGTACGGGAAATCCTCCGGGCGATTGGGATAACGGCACCGCTAATGCAATGGATGGGGCCTATATCAACAAGGCTGACGAAGGAACTACCGGCAACCCCGCCTATTATGACAACTCCGCCGACTACACTGCGATCAAGTCGGTCTATTTCTCTCCCAGTCGTCAGATTCCCTCGGCAGTGATGTTCGGCTCGTTGCCGACAGGTGTCATTGCTAGCGCTAAAAGCGCCGTTTCCCAGCCCTGGCAGACCTTGCTCTTCCATCCGGATTCCACGCATAGGCACAAGGGGAACGGCACCCCCACGAGTGGGCTGCCTTTTACCACGCCGCCGGACTACCTTTTACTCGATCTCTTTACGATGCCCGTGGTGGAGCCCTACGCCATCAGTGAGCCCCTCTCTACCGCTGGCCGGATCAATATGAATTACCAAATTGTTCCGTTTACTTACATTAACCGGGATACGGGTGTCCGCGCCGTTCTGAAAAGTGAACGGATTCTGGCAATCGCCAACAGGTATGCCAATGCCCATGCCGTGAGTGCGGCGGCTTGCTATAAACAACTCAATCCGCAGGGCGCCAGCGGCTACAATAATTACCAGACGAGGGACTTCCGCTACGACCTGAACGTCGCGGAGACGATCAAGGGTTTCCAGGCCCGCTTTGCCAAGGACGACATCTTCCGTTCTCCGGCCGAGATCTGCTCCCTCGACCTCGTTCCGAACGACACGAGCGACTCCAATGCCCGCTATAGCGCCGACGGCAGCTCGATGCGCCAGTATTGGGAAAGCCACCTCCTGACAGGCGACAACAGCAAGGAGCGCCCCTACGCGGACATCTATCCTCGCCTGACCACCAAATCGAATTCCTTCACCATCCATTACCGCGTGCAGACGCTCAAGAAATTGGGCGGCGCGCCCAACCAATGGCGGGAGGGGATCGATCTGGTCACCGCGGAAGCGCGCGGCTCCCGCCTGATCGAGCGCTATATCGACCCGAACAATACCCAGATTCCCAATTATTCGACGGCCGGGGGCTCGCCTTCCTCGCCCCTGGGGCAGTATTACCGCTTCCGCGTCGTCTCCTCGAAACAGTTCCCGCCGTGA
- a CDS encoding glycosyl hydrolase: MIKLPLRLAVLALAFVGTALAQDAPAPAADTAAAAPSGEALLPINDNTAAPYFCVYRWGQGGVVKGLYDAYGPWLNRKVMWAEDFMPIESWSKIEGEEWQLGTWKGWILKGPPGRRLVLSVPLLPGPWNLTGPKTGDDAGNPVSLAEGAKGAYNIHFQRLAENLVKAGLGNTVLRLGWEFNGGWYNYRAQKEESAVAYAAYFKQIVTTMRAVPGTENLKFCWNPAMEPWWPYSPEKAYPGDDVVDLIGVDVYDQSWQPNTYPLPENGDEAAIAARHENTWKTVTSSKEKMGLAYWVDFSQRHHKPLTIPEWGVCLRKDKHGGLDNPYYIEQMYRFIQNPANNVYFACYFDVGAPDGDHQLCPNPNNNRQTQFPKAAAKYKELFTLSDATAPAPSAPAPEAASAPVSEATPAPSAP, from the coding sequence ATGATTAAGCTCCCCCTCCGCCTGGCCGTGCTGGCCCTGGCTTTTGTTGGAACGGCCCTGGCCCAGGATGCTCCCGCGCCCGCCGCGGACACGGCGGCGGCGGCCCCCTCGGGGGAGGCGCTGCTGCCCATCAACGACAATACCGCCGCGCCGTACTTCTGCGTCTACCGCTGGGGGCAGGGCGGCGTCGTCAAGGGACTCTATGACGCCTACGGCCCGTGGCTGAACCGCAAGGTCATGTGGGCGGAAGATTTCATGCCGATCGAATCCTGGTCGAAGATCGAGGGCGAGGAATGGCAGCTCGGCACCTGGAAGGGCTGGATCCTTAAGGGGCCGCCGGGCCGCCGCCTGGTCTTGAGCGTGCCGCTTCTGCCCGGTCCGTGGAACCTGACCGGCCCCAAGACGGGCGACGACGCGGGCAACCCCGTCTCCCTGGCCGAAGGGGCCAAGGGCGCCTACAACATCCATTTCCAGCGCCTGGCGGAGAACCTCGTCAAGGCGGGGCTGGGCAACACCGTCCTGCGCCTCGGCTGGGAATTCAACGGCGGCTGGTATAACTACCGCGCCCAGAAGGAAGAGTCCGCCGTCGCCTACGCGGCCTACTTCAAGCAGATCGTCACCACCATGCGGGCGGTGCCCGGCACGGAGAACCTCAAGTTCTGCTGGAATCCCGCCATGGAGCCCTGGTGGCCCTACTCCCCGGAGAAGGCCTATCCCGGCGACGACGTGGTCGACCTGATCGGCGTCGACGTCTACGACCAGTCCTGGCAGCCGAACACCTATCCCCTGCCGGAGAACGGCGACGAGGCGGCGATCGCCGCCCGCCACGAAAACACGTGGAAGACGGTGACCAGCTCCAAGGAAAAGATGGGCCTGGCCTACTGGGTCGACTTCTCCCAGCGCCACCATAAGCCGCTGACCATCCCGGAGTGGGGCGTCTGCCTGCGCAAGGACAAGCACGGCGGCCTGGACAACCCCTACTACATCGAGCAGATGTACCGCTTCATCCAGAACCCGGCGAACAACGTCTACTTCGCCTGCTACTTCGACGTCGGCGCGCCGGACGGCGACCACCAGCTCTGCCCGAACCCGAACAACAACCGCCAGACGCAGTTCCCCAAGGCGGCGGCGAAGTACAAGGAACTCTTCACGTTGTCCGACGCGACCGCCCCGGCGCCCTCCGCCCCGGCCCCGGAGGCTGCCTCCGCGCCCGTATCGGAAGCGACTCCGGCGCCTTCCGCCCCTTGA
- the vccB gene encoding Verru_Chthon cassette protein B, with protein sequence MRHGRLRRCPRQGFSLIEVTLALGIVSFAMVTLLGLIPVGLKSFQSAMRVTVESQIVQAIVTDISLQDYSSLDGTQYFFDVDGMPLSSTNSARPLAGARPVYTASLSFQNGLEGVDLNENSARVATIDISSTVNPKRVSHYSVLVANNGR encoded by the coding sequence ATGAGACACGGTCGCCTCCGTCGCTGCCCTCGCCAAGGGTTTAGCCTTATCGAGGTGACTTTGGCATTGGGCATCGTCAGCTTTGCCATGGTGACGCTCCTGGGGCTGATCCCTGTGGGTCTCAAATCCTTTCAAAGCGCGATGCGCGTGACGGTGGAGTCCCAGATCGTGCAAGCCATCGTGACCGACATCAGCTTGCAGGACTACAGCAGCCTGGACGGCACCCAGTATTTTTTCGACGTGGACGGGATGCCGCTTTCCAGCACGAATTCGGCCCGGCCGCTGGCCGGCGCGCGGCCGGTCTACACGGCGTCCCTTTCCTTTCAAAACGGGCTGGAGGGCGTGGACTTAAACGAGAACTCCGCGCGCGTCGCCACCATCGACATCTCCAGCACCGTCAACCCCAAGCGGGTCAGCCACTACTCGGTCCTCGTTGCCAATAACGGGCGGTAG